From Acinetobacter sp. ASP199, the proteins below share one genomic window:
- a CDS encoding alpha/beta fold hydrolase — MILNYQITTHDDSKLVPMVFIHGLFGSLSNLGMLARHFASQRTIIQLDLRNHGLSGHSDEHDYYLMSEDVLETLDSLNITKCVVVGHSIGGKVAMKLTDIARDRVEQLVVLDITPFQYHENHHAEIFTALFAVERANPSSRLEATKIMREYLNEEMVIQFLLKSFNKGQWLFNVESLYNHYPDILLWEDLAPVNTPALFLRGGNSFYISKPEHFAAIERQFIHAKVELIEDAGHWLHGEKPAQVLEHIQAFLDAQQ, encoded by the coding sequence ATGATCCTCAACTACCAGATCACCACTCATGATGACTCAAAACTTGTACCGATGGTCTTCATTCATGGTTTATTCGGCAGCTTGAGTAATTTAGGGATGCTGGCACGACATTTCGCAAGTCAACGCACCATCATTCAGTTAGATCTGCGCAACCATGGCTTATCCGGACATAGCGATGAGCATGATTACTACTTGATGTCAGAAGATGTACTTGAAACATTAGATAGTCTTAACATCACAAAATGTGTTGTAGTAGGGCATTCCATAGGTGGCAAGGTTGCCATGAAGCTGACAGATATTGCACGTGATCGGGTAGAGCAGCTTGTAGTTCTGGATATAACTCCCTTCCAATATCATGAAAATCATCATGCAGAAATTTTTACAGCTTTATTTGCGGTTGAGCGTGCAAATCCAAGTTCTAGATTGGAAGCGACAAAAATCATGCGTGAATATCTGAATGAAGAAATGGTGATTCAATTCCTGCTGAAATCTTTTAACAAAGGGCAGTGGCTGTTTAATGTTGAGTCACTTTATAACCATTATCCGGATATTCTGCTTTGGGAAGATCTTGCCCCAGTGAATACTCCAGCACTTTTCTTAAGGGGTGGCAACTCATTTTATATTTCCAAACCAGAGCATTTCGCTGCCATTGAACGTCAATTTATTCATGCCAAAGTTGAGCTCATTGAAGATGCAGGTCATTGGCTACATGGTGAAAAGCCAGCACAGGTGCTGGAGCATATCCAAGCATTTCTGGATGCACAACAATAA